One genomic window of Bremerella sp. JC817 includes the following:
- a CDS encoding NADH-quinone oxidoreductase subunit N → MFFTLVNHLTTDTLTSLIGFGAELVLCATIVVILLARMFRFTERIDSTWIALLGSLAALVVLSPLAPWDISQQPAQMVAIGDLPRVELFTGMLVYDGFGVVIKTLMIVFLLLFFVLTKLTSAHRSQDSPDFTTLVLGATVGMCLMVSANHVLMVFLAIEMASVPSYAMVAIRRVDRKGSEAALKYAVYGAAAAGVMLYGISLLCGVLNSAHIPTMAIKLSEMSAAGMTGAEITILVMASLMILVGLAFKLSAVPFHQWCPDVFEGATAEVGAFLSVASKAAALALLIRVAVGLGCVESAPLPLAANTHGETKAALFNVADEKQPAVEEAAEVTSETKSLQPVQTFLGLIIAIMAAVTCTLGNLAAFAQTNIKRLLAYSTIAHAGYMMMAVPPILALASKDVAAAGECAGYLALYIAVYLLMNLGAFAVVAYVRDCTGSEEICDYAGMIYRNQSIAICMTILLVSLVGLPPLAGFVGKFAVFAGVARGYLATGETYLAILLAVGCVNTAISLFYYLRVVKVMTIDPVDEETAPMHRSPGILQLGYLWCVTAPVLLLIVGWDSLNVWIQAAVRGLIS, encoded by the coding sequence ATGTTTTTCACCCTTGTGAATCATCTGACGACCGACACACTGACCAGCCTGATTGGCTTTGGGGCAGAGTTGGTTCTGTGCGCGACGATCGTGGTGATTCTGCTCGCGCGGATGTTCCGCTTCACCGAGCGAATCGATTCGACCTGGATCGCGTTGCTGGGAAGCCTGGCGGCATTGGTCGTTCTTTCGCCGCTCGCTCCTTGGGATATCTCGCAGCAGCCAGCTCAGATGGTTGCCATTGGCGATCTGCCCCGCGTCGAACTGTTTACCGGCATGTTGGTCTACGATGGATTCGGCGTAGTGATCAAAACGCTGATGATCGTGTTCCTGCTGCTCTTCTTTGTGCTGACGAAGTTGACGTCGGCGCATCGTTCGCAAGACAGTCCCGACTTCACCACGCTTGTCCTGGGGGCAACCGTGGGGATGTGTTTGATGGTTTCGGCCAACCACGTTCTGATGGTGTTCCTGGCGATTGAAATGGCTTCGGTTCCATCGTATGCGATGGTCGCGATTCGCCGCGTCGATCGCAAGGGATCGGAAGCCGCGCTGAAGTATGCCGTGTACGGGGCGGCCGCCGCTGGGGTCATGCTCTATGGCATTAGTCTTTTGTGTGGCGTGTTGAACTCGGCCCATATTCCGACGATGGCGATCAAGCTTTCCGAGATGTCGGCCGCCGGGATGACCGGAGCCGAGATCACGATCCTGGTGATGGCGTCGTTGATGATCCTCGTCGGACTGGCTTTCAAGCTGTCGGCCGTGCCGTTTCATCAGTGGTGCCCTGACGTCTTTGAAGGGGCCACGGCAGAAGTGGGTGCCTTTTTGTCGGTCGCATCGAAGGCGGCGGCCCTCGCGTTATTGATTCGCGTTGCGGTTGGCCTGGGGTGTGTCGAGAGTGCTCCCCTTCCCTTGGCTGCCAATACCCATGGCGAGACGAAAGCGGCGCTGTTCAACGTGGCGGATGAAAAGCAACCGGCGGTCGAAGAAGCCGCGGAAGTCACGAGTGAGACCAAGTCGCTTCAGCCGGTGCAAACGTTCCTTGGGCTGATCATTGCCATCATGGCTGCCGTGACGTGCACTTTGGGAAACCTGGCTGCCTTCGCTCAAACCAATATCAAACGGCTGCTCGCCTATTCGACGATCGCTCATGCTGGTTACATGATGATGGCCGTGCCGCCGATTCTCGCGCTGGCATCCAAGGATGTTGCCGCTGCCGGAGAGTGTGCTGGCTATCTCGCCCTGTATATCGCTGTCTATCTGCTGATGAACCTCGGAGCGTTTGCGGTCGTGGCTTATGTCCGCGACTGCACCGGCAGCGAAGAGATCTGCGACTATGCCGGAATGATCTATCGCAATCAATCAATCGCGATCTGCATGACGATCTTGCTGGTGAGCCTGGTAGGATTGCCGCCGTTGGCAGGCTTCGTTGGTAAGTTTGCCGTTTTCGCCGGGGTCGCTCGCGGTTACCTGGCAACCGGCGAAACCTATCTTGCCATCTTGTTGGCGGTGGGCTGCGTGAACACAGCGATCAGCTTGTTCTACTACTTGCGAGTCGTAAAGGTGATGACCATCGATCCTGTCGATGAAGAGACCGCACCGATGCATCGCTCGCCAGGGATCTTACAGCTTGGATACTTGTGGTGCGTGACGGCACCGGTGCTACTGTTGATTGTCGGCTGGGATTCGCTGAATGTCTGGATCCAGGCCGCTGTTCGCGGTTTGATTTCGTGA